A region from the Spirochaeta thermophila DSM 6192 genome encodes:
- a CDS encoding iron transporter, which translates to MKRFILALFLMTASVGVMFAQFVEYPIGEPQRINGMEVAAVYLKPVDMEPRGSGLPASLSDIHLEADVRAVEGNPNGFAIGEWIPYLKISFELINLDTGERQTGVFMPMVAADGPHYGNNIRMMGPGTYRLVYRIENPSSQGFLRHTDADTGVGRWFEPFTLSWEFTYVPIE; encoded by the coding sequence ATGAAGAGGTTCATCCTCGCACTGTTTCTCATGACGGCTTCCGTTGGGGTAATGTTCGCACAATTCGTCGAATATCCCATCGGCGAACCGCAGAGGATCAACGGAATGGAGGTCGCTGCGGTGTACCTCAAACCCGTGGACATGGAGCCGAGGGGGAGCGGCCTGCCTGCGTCGCTCTCGGACATCCACCTCGAGGCCGACGTTCGTGCCGTCGAGGGGAACCCGAACGGGTTCGCCATAGGGGAGTGGATCCCCTATCTGAAGATCTCGTTCGAGCTCATCAACCTCGATACGGGTGAGCGGCAGACCGGTGTGTTCATGCCCATGGTGGCAGCCGACGGTCCCCACTACGGGAACAACATCCGCATGATGGGGCCCGGTACCTATAGGCTCGTCTATCGTATCGAGAATCCCTCCTCGCAGGGGTTCCTCCGGCACACCGATGCCGATACCGGCGTGGGGCGTTGGTTCGAACCATTCACCCTGAGCTGGGAGTTCACGTACGTCCCCATCGAGTAA